The genomic region TGGGCATCACCGGCGGCATCGCCAGCGGCAAAAGCTCCGTCATGGCTCTGCTGTCCAAACGAGGAATACCCGTCATTTGTTCGGATGATCTGGCCCACCGGTGCATCCGGAAAGGCCACCCCGCCTACAAGAAAATTGTGCGCCGCTTCGGCCGGTCGATCCTGGGTTCGGATGGGGAAATCAATCGCCGAACCCTTGGAAAGCAAGTCTTTGCACATCCACATTTGAGGAAACAGCTGGAGCAGATCGTCCATCCTTATGTTATCAGGGCTTTGAAGCGCTTCGCAAAACAGCATACCGG from Elusimicrobiota bacterium harbors:
- the coaE gene encoding dephospho-CoA kinase (Dephospho-CoA kinase (CoaE) performs the final step in coenzyme A biosynthesis.); its protein translation is MTHKKRLILGITGGIASGKSSVMALLSKRGIPVICSDDLAHRCIRKGHPAYKKIVRRFGRSILGSDGEINRRTLGKQVFAHPHLRKQLEQIVHPYVIRALKRFAKQHTG